A stretch of the Crocinitomicaceae bacterium genome encodes the following:
- a CDS encoding TerB family tellurite resistance protein, whose translation MAHFGKILGGGLGWAFGGPLGALIGVAIGGILDVGATKTPVKQQAHSHQNRNYRQHQTQEGDFGVALIALSAVVMKADGKILKSEVQFVRDFFAQQFGHQRTNEYIKLLQEILKQNIQVREICFQIRQNMEHPLRLELLRYLFEVSRADGNVDRSEVNIIQHIANYLGISEKDFLSLKNMYYKDVDSAYKILEINTNATDEEVKKAYRKMAIKYHPDKLSGLGEEFEKNGKEKFQKVQEAYDKIKKERGFK comes from the coding sequence ATGGCACATTTTGGAAAAATTTTAGGCGGAGGATTGGGTTGGGCTTTTGGCGGACCATTAGGTGCATTAATTGGTGTAGCTATTGGGGGCATATTAGATGTGGGTGCAACAAAAACTCCCGTAAAACAACAAGCACATTCACATCAAAACAGAAATTACAGACAACACCAAACGCAAGAAGGAGATTTTGGAGTTGCGCTCATTGCTCTGTCTGCCGTGGTGATGAAGGCAGATGGAAAAATATTAAAGTCAGAAGTACAATTTGTTCGTGATTTTTTTGCTCAGCAATTTGGTCATCAACGCACCAATGAATACATCAAGCTACTGCAAGAAATTCTCAAACAGAATATTCAGGTGCGTGAAATTTGTTTCCAGATCAGACAGAACATGGAACATCCACTGCGTCTTGAATTACTCCGTTATTTGTTTGAAGTGTCACGTGCTGATGGCAATGTTGACCGATCTGAAGTAAACATCATTCAACACATTGCCAATTATCTGGGTATATCTGAGAAAGATTTTCTTTCATTGAAGAACATGTATTACAAGGATGTTGACTCAGCCTATAAAATTTTAGAAATTAATACCAATGCTACCGATGAAGAAGTGAAAAAAGCTTATCGGAAAATGGCAATAAAATATCACCCTGATAAATTGAGTGGACTTGGAGAAGAGTTTGAAAAAAACGGCAAAGAAAAATTCCAAAAAGTGCAGGAAGCTTACGATAAAATTAAAAAGGAAAGAGGATTTAAATGA
- a CDS encoding homocysteine S-methyltransferase family protein, whose product MNDIREIIKHRILVLDGAMGTMIQRYKLTEEDFRKGWFEDHPKSLKGNNDLLVLTRPDIIKAIHREYLEAGADILETNTFSGTSIAQADYQLEKYAYDINYHGAKIAREVCDEFTKKDPSKPRFVAGSIGPTNVTLSISPNVNDPGYRVTTFDKMVTAYEEQVKGLIDGGADILLIETIFDTLNAKAAMFAVQNVQEKMQTNLPIMISGTITDASGRTLSGQTAEAFLISVQHADLLSVGLNCALGASTLRPYLQVLKNKAPFAISAHPNAGLPNEMGQYDETPELMAKQIKTYLDEGLVNIVGGCCGTTPAHIKAIAELVKNYLPVEKA is encoded by the coding sequence ATGAATGACATCAGGGAAATAATTAAACATCGCATTTTGGTATTGGATGGTGCCATGGGTACCATGATTCAGCGGTATAAACTCACTGAAGAAGATTTCAGAAAAGGTTGGTTTGAAGATCATCCAAAATCGCTTAAAGGCAATAATGATTTATTGGTGCTCACACGGCCGGATATCATCAAAGCAATACACCGTGAATATTTAGAAGCCGGGGCAGATATTTTAGAAACAAATACCTTCAGTGGAACAAGCATAGCACAGGCAGATTATCAACTTGAAAAATATGCGTATGATATCAATTACCATGGTGCAAAAATTGCACGGGAAGTTTGCGATGAGTTCACTAAAAAAGATCCATCAAAACCCAGATTTGTTGCCGGTTCAATTGGACCCACCAATGTGACTCTTTCTATTTCTCCTAATGTGAATGATCCGGGTTATCGTGTGACTACGTTTGACAAAATGGTAACGGCTTATGAAGAACAAGTAAAAGGGTTGATTGACGGTGGTGCAGATATTCTGCTGATTGAAACAATTTTTGATACACTCAATGCAAAAGCCGCCATGTTTGCTGTACAAAATGTGCAGGAAAAGATGCAAACTAATTTGCCAATTATGATCTCAGGCACTATTACAGATGCCAGCGGAAGAACCCTTTCAGGTCAAACAGCAGAAGCCTTTTTAATTTCAGTTCAGCATGCAGATTTGTTGAGCGTGGGATTAAATTGTGCCTTGGGTGCATCTACCTTGAGACCTTATCTTCAAGTTCTGAAAAACAAAGCACCCTTTGCCATTTCAGCACATCCTAATGCAGGTTTGCCGAATGAAATGGGTCAATACGATGAAACGCCTGAACTGATGGCAAAACAAATTAAAACCTATTTGGATGAAGGATTGGTAAATATTGTTGGAGGCTGTTGCGGTACAACACCGGCTCATATAAAAGCCATTGCTGAGCTTGTAAAAAATTATCTACCGGTTGAAAAAGCATAA
- a CDS encoding M42 family metallopeptidase — MNLKLLEQICKTPGAPGFEQKVRELVIKEVQTLADEISTDNLGNVYAVKKGTQKTKSSEDRKKVMIGAHMDEIGFMITHIDDKGFLRFTTLGGFDPKTLTAQRVIIHGKKDIMGVMASKPIHVMTPEERNHVAKLTDYFIDTGLPKKEVEKHINIGDPVTREREFIQMGNCVNSKSLDNRLAVFMLIETLRKLKGKKVPYDVYGVFTVQEEVGIRGANVSALKIDPDFGFGLDTTIAFDLPGAAEHEKITRLGQGTAIKIMDASAICDYRMVRYMKQTADKHKIKWQPEILTAGGTDTAGIQRMTKGGSIAGAVSVPTRHLHQVIEMADKDDIQAGIDLLTACLIDLDKYDWGFK; from the coding sequence ATGAACCTGAAACTACTTGAACAAATTTGTAAAACACCCGGTGCGCCAGGCTTTGAGCAAAAAGTGCGCGAACTAGTCATCAAAGAAGTTCAAACGCTGGCTGATGAAATTTCAACCGATAATCTAGGCAATGTGTATGCTGTAAAAAAAGGAACGCAAAAAACAAAATCATCAGAAGATCGCAAAAAAGTAATGATTGGTGCGCACATGGATGAAATCGGATTCATGATTACACATATTGATGATAAAGGATTTTTGCGCTTTACTACCTTAGGTGGATTTGATCCAAAAACGCTCACAGCACAGCGCGTTATCATTCACGGTAAAAAAGATATTATGGGTGTGATGGCTTCAAAACCCATTCACGTGATGACGCCTGAAGAACGGAATCATGTTGCTAAACTCACTGATTATTTTATTGATACCGGTCTGCCAAAAAAAGAAGTTGAAAAACACATCAACATTGGTGATCCTGTAACCCGTGAACGTGAATTCATTCAAATGGGAAATTGCGTTAACAGCAAATCATTAGATAATCGATTGGCTGTTTTTATGTTGATTGAAACATTGAGAAAATTAAAAGGAAAAAAAGTGCCGTATGATGTGTATGGTGTTTTTACCGTGCAAGAGGAAGTAGGCATTCGCGGTGCTAATGTTTCTGCACTGAAAATAGATCCAGATTTTGGATTTGGCTTAGATACCACCATTGCATTTGATTTACCCGGCGCCGCCGAACATGAAAAAATAACACGTCTTGGTCAGGGCACTGCCATCAAAATTATGGATGCATCAGCAATTTGTGATTATCGCATGGTGCGCTACATGAAACAAACGGCAGATAAACATAAAATTAAATGGCAACCTGAAATTCTCACCGCAGGCGGAACCGATACAGCCGGAATTCAACGTATGACCAAAGGAGGTTCCATTGCCGGCGCCGTTTCTGTACCAACCCGACACCTGCACCAGGTAATTGAAATGGCCGACAAAGACGATATTCAAGCAGGTATTGATTTGCTCACCGCTTGCCTGATTGATTTGGATAAGTATGATTGGGGGTTTAAGTGA
- a CDS encoding BrxA/BrxB family bacilliredoxin, which produces MYPPELTMPMKAQLVDAGFVSLENAEAVDNALNTQDTALLVINSVCGCAAGAMRPGVLSSLKHAKLPMKKLTVFAGVDGDAVAQARKYTLPYPPSSPSIAFFKNGTLVHFLERHHIEGRSAEMLSDHLKQVYDQFC; this is translated from the coding sequence ATGTACCCACCAGAACTCACGATGCCGATGAAGGCACAATTAGTAGATGCAGGATTTGTAAGCCTTGAAAATGCAGAGGCTGTTGACAATGCATTAAATACACAGGATACGGCTTTATTAGTAATTAATTCAGTTTGCGGATGTGCCGCCGGTGCTATGCGTCCGGGTGTTTTAAGTTCATTGAAACACGCAAAACTGCCAATGAAAAAACTTACCGTATTTGCAGGCGTTGATGGAGACGCAGTTGCTCAGGCTCGCAAGTATACCTTGCCTTATCCTCCTTCATCTCCTTCTATTGCGTTTTTCAAAAATGGTACCCTAGTGCACTTTTTAGAGCGTCACCATATTGAAGGTCGCTCTGCTGAAATGCTTTCTGATCATTTGAAACAAGTATATGATCAGTTTTGCTAA